One Aegilops tauschii subsp. strangulata cultivar AL8/78 chromosome 7, Aet v6.0, whole genome shotgun sequence genomic window carries:
- the LOC109745810 gene encoding disease resistance protein RGA5, which produces MDLATGAMGNLLLKLGKLLKEEYELQTGIKEDVQHLERELRTMHASLRKVGDVPRDQLDEMVKLWVDDVRDLSFKMKDIVDRFLVSVEGSEPTVKPHKLKRLMKKMGDLFTKGKTQHEIADKIKGIKVRVQDAADRRDRYKVNDMVVNPIDTTMVDPRLLALYKDQKELIGIDGVVNELTKILTDEDGEVFMQLKIISIFGFGGLGKTTLAKAVYDKLQAQFTCSTFVPVGRNPSAKKLLNDILFGITNQIYPGLDERQLIDKLRGLLEKNRYFIVIDDIWDTKIWDILSCALMHNNCASRIITTTRILEVATNTGEVYKLEPLSHDLSKELFNTRLFGGKNKCRYDPPEEVYNKILHKCGGVPLAITTIASLLVGKPVELWSKVYNSIGFGYEDNKDVDNTRKILLFSYYDLPCHLRTCLLYLSIYPEDRMIEKDSLIWKWVAEDFVHEEPGVGLYDIGERYFNELIDKSMTQPYEFPANKGIISGCRVHDMVLDMICLLAKEENFVTVLDSNEQHTYSVQSTVRRLAVGDKTRLVNTCMAQVRSLNDFNSDVMLPPFSCFEVLRVLALEGGVFSKNNTSCLENLGNLVHLRYLGIGKMVDIHRLPKEIGGLRFLQTLDLGCDRLRELPQSVGLLIQLKCLRAYGRHMIMPDWIGRLTSLQELWVSQVHESSNFMNELGKLTELRKLRTTGTLWLFHASSMKAWMESLVKLQQIQTIDICLVVSVGYDDSTCCWEGYVPPRQFCLQYLWYNYKQPGLGAPIDLVLLITSHLSVLVENEIFARFPELITVRLNMPRGHQRDIMGDEGASPKLRVFKSTTPGHFPEGMFSSMPSPESIDFHIEVCASGDGKVDTFDFGTLGNLPLLQNTPIITWIHPSP; this is translated from the exons ATGGACCTCGCTACGGGGGCCATGGGCAACCTCCTCCTCAAGCTTGGAAAGCTCCTCAAGGAGGAGTATGAGCTGCAGACCGGCATCAAAGAAGACGTCCAACATCTCGAAAGAGAGCTGAGAACCATGCATGCCTCCCTCCGCAAGGTCGGGGATGTGCCGCGGGACCAACTCGATGAGATGGTCAAGCTTTGGGTCGACGATGTGAGGGACCTATCATTCAAAATGAAGGACATCGTTGACAGATTCCTGGTAAGCGTTGAGGGCTCTGAGCCCACTGTCAAGCCACACAAGCTCAAGCGGCTCATGAAGAAGATGGGTGACTTGTTCACGAAGGGCAAGACTCAACATGAAATTGCTGATAAGATCAAAGGCATCAAGGTACGCGTACAGGACGCAGCTGACCGGCGTGATAGGTACAAGGTCAATGACATGGTGGTTAATCCAATTGACACAACTATGGTTGACCCTCGCCTGTTGGCTTTGTACAAGGATCAGAAAGAGCTTATAGGCATCGATGGGGTAGTTAACGAGCTAACCAAGATTCTGACTGATGAGGATGGGGAGGTCTTCATGCAACTCAAGATAATCTCTATATTTGGATTCGGGGGCCTTGGCAAGACAACTCTCGCCAAAGCAGTGTATGATAAGCTCCAAGCGCAATTCACTTGCAGCACTTTTGTTCCGGTAGGACGGAATCCTAGCGCGAAGAAACTCCTCAATGACATTCTGTTTGGAATTACCAATCAAATATACCCAGGGTTGGATGAAAGGCAGTTGATCGACAAACTCAGAGGATTACTTGAGAAGAATAG GTACTTCATTGTTATTGATGATATATGGGATACCAAAATATGGGATATACTCAGTTGCGCTTTGATGCATAATAATTGTGCCAGCAGGATAATCACAACTACTCGCATCCTTGAGGTCGCCACAAATACCGGTGAAGTATACAAGCTAGAACCACTTTCTCATGATTTATCTAAGGAGTTATTTAATACAAGATTATTTGGTGGTAAGAATAAATGCCGTTATGATCCACCGGAAGAGGTGTACAATAAAATTTTACATAAATGTGGTGGCGTACCGTTGGCTATAACTACAATAGCCAGCCTACTTGTTGGTAAACCAGTGGAGCTTTGGTCCAAGGTATACAACTCAATTGGTTTTGGATATGAAGATAACAAAGATGTTGACAACACGAGAAAAATACTTTTATTTAGCTACTATGATCTACCTTGTCATTTGCGGACTTGTTTATTATATTTGAGCATATATCCGGAAGATCGTATGATTGAAAAAGATAGTTTGATATGGAAGTGGGTTGCCGAGGATTTTGTTCATGAGGAACCAGGGGTAGGGTTGTACGACATTGGCGAGAGATACTTCAATGAACTGATAGATAAAAGTATGACACAACCATATGAGTTTCCTGCAAATAAGGGCATCATAAGCGGTTGTCGTGTCCATGATATGGTGCTCGATATGATCTGTCTATTAGCGAAGGAAGAAAATTTTGTCACTGTATTGGACAGTAATGAACAGCACACATATTCAGTACAGAGCACTGTTCGTAGGTTAGCAGTTGGAGACAAAACTCGTCTGGTTAACACTTGTATGGCACAAGTAAGGTCATTAAATGACTTCAATAGTGATGTTATGCTGCCACCATTTTCATGCTTTGAAGTTTTGCGTGTCCTAGCTCTAGAAGGTGGTGTTTTTTCTAAAAACAACACTAGCTGTCTTGAGAATCTTGGAAATTTAGTACATTTGAGGTATCTTGGAATAGGGAAAATGGTGGATATCCATAGGCTCCCGAAGGAAATAGGGGGGCTCAGATTCTTACAAACACTGGATTTGGGATGTGATAGACTAAGAGAACTGCCGCAGAGTGTTGGCCTACTAATTCAACTCAAGTGCCTACGCGCTTATGGTAGGCACATGATAATGCCAGACTGGATCGGGAGGCTTACATCTCTACAAGAGCTGTGGGTAAGCCAGGTCCACGAGTCTTCAAACTTTATGAATGAGCTTGGCAAGCTAACAGAGCTGAGGAAGCTCCGCACAACTGGAACATTATGGTTGTTCCATGCAAGCTCGATGAAAGCTTGGATGGAGTCTTTAGTCAAACTGCAGCAAATCCAAACCATAGACATCTGTTTGGTTGTGTCAGTTGGATATGATGACTCCACTTGCTGCTGGGAAGGCTACGTCCCTCCTCGACAATTCTGTCTTCAGTACCTGTGGTACAACTACAAACAACCTGGTTTGGGTGCTCCAATTGATTTGGTGCTTTTAATCACCTCCCATTTATCCGTGTTGGTGGAGAATGAGATCTTTGCAAGGTTTCCAGAGCTTATTACTGTTCGTTTGAATATGCCGAGAGGTCACCAACGTGACATCATGGGAGATGAAGGTGCATCCCCCAAGTTGAGGGTTTTCAAGAGTACAACACCCGGTCATTTTCCAGAGGGAATGTTTTCAAGTATGCCTAGCCCTGAATCTATCGATTTTCACATCGAAGTGTGTGCTTCCGGTGATGGCAAGGTTGATACTTTTGATTTTGGTACCTTGGGGAATCTTCCTTTGCTTCAGAATACACCAATCATTACGTGGATACATCCAAGTCCATAG
- the LOC109745811 gene encoding disease resistance protein RGA5-like, translated as MDHATGAMGSLLPKLGELLKEEYKLQRSIKDDVKHLKRELESMHAALRKVGDVPREQLDELVKLWANEVRELSYRIEDIIDKFLVHVEGPEPEDKPHMLKQVMKKMGGLFTKFMKRRSIGDEIKSIKVSVQEAADRRDRYRVHEVVTNLVVTTTVDPHLLALYKDQKELVGIDDSLNELTKMMSDGGGDASKQLKILSIFGFGGLGKTTLAKQCMISLKRGLIIVLLFRYLIVIDDIWDKNTWEHVKTTLVCNNCGSRIITTTRILEVSTMASEVYKLQSLSLDLSKDLFHRRLSCAAIEWPNHLPAEVYTSIGFGHEENEYVDNTRKILLFSYYDLPCHLKTCLLYLSIYPEDHVIEKDSLIWKWVAEGFIHEEPGAGLFEIGERYFNELVNKSMIMPIEESYYPDMEMDVGIITWCRVHDMMLDMICLLSKEENFVTILDCNEQYTNSHCNARRLAVQDIARSLNAMCNAKMLPSLSCFEVLHILGLEGPYDSHNRNLLEHVGKLVHLRHLKLASMGNCELPKEIGHLKFLLVNIISKLPASICRLSQLKCLNICETDIEVPCWIGDLTSLEELCLRKVEDQSNFVTELGKLTELRKLHIGKSLSIDGDRGRNSWAESLAKLVKIQVINICSVHEHRFFCHGEKAWERCILHPQLRVLRMSYQEPGLVARINPRLLPDLSNLELLVYSPDLEVFGSFRELISLELDMCSALHHDTMGGAGAFPKLRVFKTDATLGSFQEGDMPALESLEFNAVAECNDVNISFGFDFASLGNLPLTSESLYMPLPWTTRRLRKP; from the exons ATGGACCACGCAACAGGTGCCATGGGCAGCCTGCTCCCCAAGCTCGGCGAACTCCTCAAGGAGGAGTACAAACTGCAGAGAAGCATCAAGGATGATGTAAAACATCTAAAGAGAGAGCTGGAGAGCATGCACGCTGCCCTCCGCAAGGTCGGGGACGTGCCACGGGAACAGCTTGACGAGCTAGTCAAGCTCTGGGCTAACGAGGTCAGAGAACTTTCGTACAGAATAGAGGATATCATCGACAAGTTCCTGGTGCATGTTGAGGGGCCTGAACCTGAAGACAAGCCACACATGCTCAAACAAGTCATGAAGAAGATGGGCGGCTTGTTCACCAAGTTCATGAAACGCCGTTCCATCGGCGACGAGATCAAAAGTATCAAGGTCAGTGTTCAGGAGGCGGCTGACCGTCGTGATAGGTACAGGGTCCATGAGGTGGTCACTAATCTAGTTGTTACAACCACCGTTGACCCTCACCTATTAGCTCTATACAAGGACCAAAAAGAACTCGTTGGTATTGATGATTCATTGAATGAGCTAACCAAGATGATGAGTGATGGGGGTGGTGATGCGTCCAAGCAACTCAAGATACTCTCTATTTTCGGATTCGGAGGCCTTGGCAAGACAACTCTTGCCAAGCAATGTATGATAAGCTTAAAGCGCGGTTTGATTATAGTGCTTTTGTTCCG GTACTTGATTGTCATTGATGACATATGGGATAAAAACACATGGGAGCATGTCAAGACCACTTTGGTGTGTAACAATTGTGGAAGCAGGATAATCACAACTACTCGTATACTTGAAGTTTCCACAATGGCCAGTGAAGTATACAAGCTACAATCACTCTCTCTGGATTTATCCAAGGATTTATTTCATAGAAGATTATCTTGTGCTGCAATAGAATGGCCTAATCATCTTCCAGCAGAG GTATACACTTCAATTGGTTTTGGGCATGAAGAAAATGAATATGTGGACAACACAAGAAAAATACTTTTATTTAGCTATTATGATCTACCTTGTCACCTCAAGACTTGCTTATTGTATCTGAGCATCTATCCTGAAGATCATGTGATTGAAAAAGATAGTTTGATATGGAAGTGGGTCGCCGAGGGTTTTATCCATGAGGAACCAGGGGCAGGACTATTCGAGATTGGTGAGAGGTATTTCAATGAGTTGGTAAATAAAAGCATGATAATGCCGATAGAGGAGTCATATTATCCTGACATGGAAATGGATGTTGGCATCATAACCTGGTGTCGTGTCCATGACATGATGCTGGATATGATATGCCTATTGTCAAAGGAAGAAAACTTTGTTACGATACTGGATTGTAATGAGCAATATACAAATTCACATTGTAATGCTCGTAGGCTAGCTGTTCAAGATATAGCAAGGTCACTTAATGCCATGTGCAATGCTAAGATGTTGCCATCCCTTTCATGCTTTGAAGTTTTGCATATCCTAGGCTTGGAAGGCCCCTACGATTCACACAATCGTAATCTTCTTGAGCATGTTGGAAAGTTAGTTCACTTGAGGCACCTCAAACTAGCGAGCATGGGTAACTGTGAGCTTCCAAAGGAAATAGGACATCTGAAGTTCTTGCTGGTAAATATCATAAGTAAACTTCCAGCGAGTATTTGCCGACTAAGTCAACTGAAGTGCTTGAACATCTGCGAAACAGACATTGAAGTGCCTTGCTGGATCGGGGATTTGACATCTCTGGAAGAGCTATGCCTAAGGAAAGTTGAGGACCAGTCAAACTTTGTGACAGAGCTGGGCAAGTTGACAGAGTTGAGGAAGCTCCACATTGGTAAATCTTTATCTATAGATGGTGACAGAGGAAGGAATAGTTGGGCGGAGTCTCTAGCTAAACTGGTCAAGATACAAGTCATAAACATTTGTTCAGTTCACGAGCACAGATTTTTTTGTCATGGAGAGAAAGCCTGGGAACGGTGTATCCTCCATCCACAACTCCGTGTTCTACGCATGTCCTACCAAGAACCTGGGCTGGTGGCAAGGATCAACCCCAGGCTTCTTCCGGACCTGTCCAATTTAGAACTGCTTGTATATAGTCCAGATCTGGAGGTCTTTGGAAGTTTTCGAGAGCTTATTTCCCTCGAGCTGGACATGTGTTCAGCTCTCCACCATGACACCATGGGCGGTGCAGGTGCGTTCCCCAAGCTGAGGGTCTTCAAGACAGACGCAACACTTGGCTCGTTTCAAGAAGGAGATATGCCGGCCCTTGAATCTCTTGAGTTCAACGCCGTAGCAGAGTGTAATGATGTCAACATTAGCTTTGGCTTTGACTTTGCTAGCCTAGGGAACCTCCCTTTGACGTCAGAGTCACTTTATATGCCCCTCCCGTGGACCACAAGGAGGCTAAGGAAACCGTGA